Sequence from the Rutidosis leptorrhynchoides isolate AG116_Rl617_1_P2 chromosome 3, CSIRO_AGI_Rlap_v1, whole genome shotgun sequence genome:
CATCAGCAAGATCCTAGCTGAGAGAATTAAAGGCGTGTTGGATGATATTGTAGATGATAACCAATCTGCTTTCATTCCTGGTAGACAAATAAGTGATAATGTCCTTCTTGCACAAGAGTTGATGAGAGGTTATAACTGGAAGAAAGGAAAGGGTAGATGTGCCTTCAAGATTGACATTCAGAAAGCTTATGATACTGTAAATTGGGAGTTTATGAGGGACATCTTAAATAACTTTGGTTTTCATCCTAAAATGATCAACTGGTTGATGGTGTGCATGTCAACTCCTTCCTTTGCCATCTCCATTAATGGTGACCAACATGGGTACTTTAAAGGTAAAAGAGGTTTGAGGCAAGGTGACCCTATATCACCTTACCTTTTCACTCTAGTTATGGAGATCCTATCTTTATGCATTAAAAGAACCATTGAAGAAAATGAGGGTTTCAAGTATCACCCAGACTGTCAAAAGTTAGGTATCACTCATCTCTATTTTGCTGATGATCTCATGATGTTTAGTAATGCAGATGCTAGGTCTGTTCAATTGTTGCACAATGCCCTCAATGAATTCAGTAGCTACTCTGGCCTGAAACTAAATATGCTCAAAAGTACTACCGTCTTTGGTAATGTGAATGAAAATTAACAAGATGAAGTCATTGATATTATGCCTTTTGATGTTGGCAATTTCCCTGTTAAATACCTAGGGTTACCACTCATCTCTACTAGGTTATATGCAAAGGATTGTACCAATCTCATTGATAAAGTCAGAAAAAGAATCCAGGATTGGAAGAATAAATCCCTTTCTTTTGCTGGGAGACTTCAACTCATCAAGTCTGTGCTTATTTCCATTCAGGTCTACTGGATTTCTATGTTTGTTATCCCCAAAAGTGTTATTTATGACATTGAAAAGATGCTTAGATGTTTCCTTTGGGGTGGAACTGATAAGGGTAGAGTGATGTCTAAGGTTTCCTGGAAAGATATTAGCGATGATAAAAGGAAAAGTGGTTTAGGCATTAGAGACATTCACCTATGGTAAGACATTTATGACCAAGCACATCTGGAATTTGGTCTCAAACAAAAAGTCTATATGGGTGAAATGGATTAAAGAGTACAAGATTGGCAATAGGAACTTTTGGTCCATGGATAGTGAAACTGTGGAGGCTTCAAGTTGTTGGAGAGGTATTTTGAGAATTAAGGAGTCCATTAGAAGTAACATTTTTCACAAGCTTGGTGATGGAAGGTGTACATCTCTTTGGTATGACCACTGGAACCCAAATGGTCCCCTTTTTAAATTTATCTCTAAAAGGGACATGCTTGCAAGTGGTCTTACCCTAAATAGTACTGTGAATGACATCAGAGATGGCAGTGAGTTAAGATGGCCTGCTGAACTGCTTCAAAAGTATAACCACATTTTGTCTCACAACCCTTTTTTTCTTTAGGAAACCAGGATGTTGTCAAGTGGGTGTCAATTGATGGTAGCCTCAAAGATTATAGCACTAGCAGAGCATGGTTGGATATGAAAATGACTAGACAAGATGTTAAATGGCATAAATTGGTGTGGTTTTCCCAAAACATCCCTAGATATGCTTTTATCTTATGGGTGGCTGCAAATCAAAAGTTGACTACTCAAGATAGGCTTGATAACTAGATGGTTCAGGATGATAAACTCTGTGCCTTTTGTAACCAAGTCAAAGATTCCCATAATCACATTTTCATTGACTGTTATTTAGCCAACGATGTGTGGAATCACTCCAGAAATAAAGCTGCTTTAGATGATATCATTGATGTTATTATGAATTCTAATGTTTCTTGGGTGGAGCTTATTGATCTGATGTCTAACAAAAAGAGCAACAAGTCCATCTGGAGCATTATAAGGAGACTAGTTATTGGATCCATTGTTTACCATCTTTGGCAAGAAAGAAATGCTAGGCTCTTCAAAAGTGAGCAGAGAAATGTGGATACTTTGTGCAAGCATATAGCGAAGGTGGTTAGATTAAGACTTACGGGCCTGAAAATTATTAAATTTGACCAGTCTATTGTAGCTGCAGCAATGTGGAAGTTTAATGTTATTGAAGTCAACCCTCAAAGTCAACATGATACTACAAACCATTGACTTTGGTGTTGGGGAGCACTATTGGAGGTATTGGGGTACTTAGGATTTTGTTTGGGTTGGAGATATAAGGGGTAGATGGGTAGATGCaacttttagttttatttttaaactTGAGTCTATATGTGTCACTCTAAACCCTAGTCAAACTGAGTCAACCGTCATTTTGCATTTCTTGAGTCATTTTGTTATAAGGTTGCAATATAGGGTCTGGGTGTATAAAAATAATGTGCTGAAGGTTAGCACTCTTAGAATAACCCTGGGTGATATAAGGTGGTGtcttttcattttctttatttattttaccATTTTTAAATCCCCTAACCCTAATTTTAGGAATATATGGAAGACTGTCAATTTTAATAGTGGAATAGGCAAGGCATTGCTGAAATTGCTTGTGAGAAAGTGTAGAAGATGTCCTTTCATTGCTAATTTGGGTAGTCAAGAATTGAAGATGCATTGCTTTGTGGCTACTCACTATAGTTGTGTCAAACCTGAGTCATGTCAGCATATTAATGAGTATTTTAGTCAGTCTTTTGAGTCCTGGGTCCACATATGGGGTTTTGGAGTTATAAGGTGGAGCTGGGtagtttatgaaatgtcccgttcttattgattaaaaacgttccatattaattgatttcgttgcgaggttttgacctctatatgagacgtttttcaaagactgcattcattttaaaacaaatcataacctttatttcatcaataaaggtttaaaaagctttacgtagattatcaaataatgataatctaaaatattctgtttacacacgaccattacataatggtttacaatacaaatatgttacaacaaaataagtttcttgaatgcagtttttacacaatatcatacaagcatggactccaaatctcgtccttatttaagtatgcgacagcggaagctcttaataatcacctgagaataaacatgcttaaaacgtcaacaaaaatgttggtgagttataggtttaacctatatatatcaaatcataataatagaccacaagatttcatatttcaatacacatcccatacatagagataaaaatcattcatatggtgaacacctggtaaccgacattaacaagatgcatatataagaatatccccatcattccgggacacccttcggatatgatataaatttcgaagtactaaagcatccggtactttggatggggtttgttaggcccaatagatctatctttaggattcgcgtcaattagggtgtctgttccctaattcttagattaccagacttaataaaaaggggcatattcgatttcgataattcaaccatagaatgtagtttcacgtacttgtgtctattttgtaaatcatttataaaacctgcatgtattctcatcccaaaaatattagattttaaaagtgggactataactcactttcacagatttttacttcgtcgggaagtaagacttggccactggttgattcacgaacctataacaatatatacatatatatcaaagtatgttcaaaatatatttacaacacttttaatatattttgatgttttaagtttattaagtcagctgtcctcgttagtaacctacaactagttgtccacagttagatgtacagaaataaattgataaatattatcttgaatcaatccacgacccagtgtatacgtatctcagtattgatcacaactcaaactatatatattttggaatcaacctcaaccctgtatagctaactccaacattcacatatagagtgtctatggttgttccgaaatatatatagatgtgtcgacatgataggtcgaaacattgtatatgtgtctatggtatctcaagattacataatatacaatacaagttgataaagttatggttggaatagatttgttaccaattttcacgtagctaaaatgagaaaaattatccaatcttgttttacccataacttcttcattttaaatccgttttgagtgaatcaaattgctatggtttcatattgaactctattttatgaatataagcaggaaagtataggtttatagtctgaaaaataagttacaagtcatttttgtaaaggtagtcatttcagtcgaaagaacgacgtctagatgaccattttagaaaacatacttccactttgagtttaaccataatttttggatatagtttcatgttcataataaaaatcattttctcagaataacaacttttaaatcaaagtttatcatagtttttaattaactaacccaaaacagcccgcggtgttactacgacggcgtaaatccggttttacggtgtttttcgtgtttccaggttttaaatcattaagttagaatatcatatagatatagaacatgtgtttagttgattttaaaagtcaagttagaaggattaacttttgtttgcgaacaagtttagaattaactaaactatgttctagtgattacaagtttaaaccttcgaataagatagctttatatgtatgaatcgaatgatgttatgaacatcgttactaccttaagttccttggataaacctactggaaaagagaaaaatggatctagcttcaatggatccttggatggctcgaagttcttgaaacagaatcatgacacgaaaacaagttcaagtaagatcatcacttgaaataagattgttatagttatagaaattgaaccaaagtttgaatatgattattaccttgtattagaattataacctactataagaaacgaagatttcttgaggttggatgatcaccttacaagattggaagtgagctagcaaacttgaaagtattcttgattttatgtaactagaacttgtagaatatatgaagaacacttagaacttgaagatagaacttgagagagatcaattagatgaagaaaattgaagaatgaaagtgtttgtaggtgtttttggtcgttggtgtatggattagatataaaggatatataattttgttttcatgtaaataagtcatgaatgattactcatatttttgtaattttatgagatatttcatgctagttgccaaatgatggttcccacatgtgttaggtgactcacatgggctgctaagagctgatcattggagtgtatataccaatagtacatacatctaaaagttgtgtattgtacgagtacgaatacgggtgcatacgagtagaattgttgatgaaactgaacgaggatgtaattgtaagcatttttgttaagtagaagtattttgataagtgtattgaagtcttttaaaagtgtataaatacatattaaaacactacatgtatatacattttaactgagtcgttaagtcatcgttagtcgttacatgtaagtgttgttttgaaacctttaggttaacgatcttgttaaatgttgttaacccaatgtttataatatcaaatgagattttaaattattatattatcatgatattatcatgtatgaatatctcttaatatgatatatatacattaaatgtctttacaacgataatcgttacatatatgtctcgtttaaaaatcattaagttagtagtcttgtttttacatatgtagttcattgttaatatacttaatgatatgtt
This genomic interval carries:
- the LOC139896501 gene encoding uncharacterized protein codes for the protein MTKHIWNLVSNKKSIWVKWIKEYKIGNRNFWSMDSETVEASSCWRGILRIKESIRSNIFHKLGDGRCTSLWYDHWNPNGPLFKFISKRDMLASGLTLNSTVNDIRDGRNQDVVKWVSIDGSLKDYSTSRAWLDMKMTRQDVKWHKLVWFSQNIPRYAFILWVAANQKLTTQDRLDN